GTCTGATCTGGCCGCGGTGGGGATTCGGGCCGAGGTGAAGATGCTCTCGAGCACGGCCTATCTCGATCTGTATCGGGGCAAGAAGACCGCGCTCAACATGGGTGACTGGGGGGCTGACTTCCCCGATGCGTTCAACTTCGCCCAGCCCTTCGGACACTCTCGAGGGCCGCTTGCCGCGCGCGTGCAGTTCGCCGACGCAACCCTCGACGGGCTCATCGACAGCGCGAGCGCTGAGCTCGATGATCGGCGCAGACGCGCCATGTACATCGCGATACAGAAGCGCCTCATGGCCATCGGACCGTGGGCCGTGCTGCTGCAGCCCACCCGCGCGCTCTTGATGCGGGCCGAGGTGCACGGGTTCGTGTATGAGGCCCTCTCCCCCATGGACTACGCGGGCGTCTGGAAGGGGGAACCGTGACGAAGCTGCAGCGCATCTTTGCGCGTCGCCTGGGGCTCGCCCTGTTCTTGCTGCTGGGCATCACGCTGGTGACCTTCCTGCTCTCGCACGTGGTGCCCGGCGATCCCGTGGCTACCATGCTGGGTGATCGCGGCAGCGAGGAGCAGATCGCCCGCATGCGCACGCAGATGGGGCTCGACCGTCCGCTGCCCGTGCAGTACGCCCGCTACCTCTGGGGGCTGCTGCACCTCGACATGGGAACCTCGATACGCACCCGACGCCCCGTGCTCGAAGATCTGGGAGACTACTTCCCGGCCACCTTCGAGCTGGCCACCTGCGCCTTGCTGATCTCGCTGGCGCTGGGCATCCCCCTGGGCGTGATCTCGGCATTGAAACGCGATGGTCCCGTCGACCACGGGGCTCGGGTGGTCGCGCTGCTCGGGGTCTCGATGCCGGTGTTCTGGCTTGCGCTGCTGCTGCTGGGGCTGTTCTACGGCCGCTGGGATCTGCTTCCGCCCGGGGGGCGCCTGAGCGACTTCACCCTGCCGCCTCGTCGCATCACCGGCCTCATGCTCGTCGACAGCATGATGGCTCTCGACCCCCATGCGTTCATCGACGCTGCGCGCCATCTCGTGCTGCCATCGGTCTGCCTTGCCTTCCTCACTACGGCCACGCTCGCCCGCAGCGTGCGGTCGCAGATGCTCGAGGTGCTCGGTCGCGACTACGTGCGCATGGCCCATTCCCTGGGGCTCGAGCACTGGCGTGTGGTCTGCGTCTATGCGCTCAAGAACGCGCTGCTGCCGGTGGTGACCCTCATCGGCCTCGCCTACGGGAGCCTGCTCTCCGGGGCCGTGCTCACCGAGACCGTCTTCTCGTGGCCCGGCATCGGCAAGTACGCGGTCGACAGCTCGGTGAGCCTCGATTTCCCCGCGCTGATGGGGGTCACGCTGCTCATCGCCACCGTGTACAGCCTGGTGAACCTGGCGGTCGATCTCGTGTACATCGCCGTCGACCCACGCGTGCGTGACGGTCTCGTGGGAGGCGGGGATCCATGAGTGCAACGGTCTCATCACCTCCTCCCGATGCGGCGCCGCGCGGGGGAGACGGGGGCGAGAAAGCCGCCGCCGCAACGGGTCTCGGCGCCCATGGCAGGGTGTCGGTCTGGCGGGCTGTTGCGCGCAACCCGCTGAGCGCGACGGGCCTCGGGGTCGTCGCGGCGTTTCTCGTGCTCGCGCTCATCGGCCCCTACATCACCCCGTATGATCCCATCGGTCAGAACCTGGCGCAGGCCTTCCAGGCGCCGTCGCGCGCGCACCTGTTTGGAACCGACAGCCTGGGTTGCGACGTGTTGAGCCGCGTGCTCGCGGGGGCGCGCTACTCGGTGCCCACGGGGTTCGTGGTCGTGGCCACGGCCGCGCTGGTGGGCATCTTCGTCGGCGCCCTGGCTGGTTTTCTGGGGGGGTGGGTCGATGAGATTCTCATGCGGGTCACCGATCTGTTCCTGGCATTCCCCGCCCTCGTGCTCGCCATGGCCATCGCCGGCGCCCTGGGGCCCAGCCTGCCGAACGCACTGGCGGCGCTGGCCATCACGTGGTGGCCGGCCTATGCGCGCCTCGTGCGGGCCGAGGTCCTGCGGGTGAAGCAGGCGCCGTTCGTCGAGGCGGCCAGAGCCCTCGGCGTGCCGCCCCGCGATGTGCTTGTCACCCACATCCTCCCGAACTGCCTCACGCCGGTGGTGGTGCAGGCTACCCTCGATCTCGGGGGGGTCATTCTCACCGCGTCGGCGCTCTCGTTCGTCGGTTTCGGCGCGCAGCCTCCGACGCCCGAGTGGGGGGCGATGATCAGCGCGGGGCGCACCTACATGGTGTCGTACCCGTGGATCGTGATCTTCCCGGGGGCCGCCGTGCTGCTCTGCGTGATGGGGTTCAACCTCGTGGGCGACGGGCTGCGCGACGCCCTCGATCCGGGAGCGCAGCCATGACCGCGTTGATCGATGTGGTGAACCTTCGCGTGTCGTTCGTGACGCGCGCTGAACCGCTGCGGGTGGTGCGGGGCGTCGATCTGCGGCTCGCCCGCGGCGAGGCGCTGGGCATCGTGGGCGAGACCGGCAGCGGCAAGACGGTCGCCACATCGGCCTTCACCGGTCTGCTCCCGCCAGCCGCGCGGGTGGAAGCCGACGCGCTCGCCTTCGACGGTCGTTCCCTGCTGCGCGATGGCATGCTCGACACGCGGGCGGTCGAGGCGCTGCGCGGGCGGGGCATCGGCATGATCTTTCAAGACCCGTCGAGCGCGATGAACCCGGTGTTCACCATCGGCGAGGTGATGGTCGACGTGCTCCGCCGACACGAGGGGCTGCGCTTCGATGTGGCGCGAACCCGCGCCCTCGAGCTGCTGGGACGGGTGGGGCTTCCGGAGCCGGGCGCCGTGTTCGGCGGATACCCGCATCGCTTGAGCGGTGGCATGAAGCAGCGCGCCGCCATCGCCACCGTGCTGGCCACCCGCCCGTCGCTGCTCATCGCCGATGAGCCCACGACGGCGCTCGATGCCACGGTGCAGGCGCAGGTGCTCGCGCTTCTCGCCGAGCTCCGGCGCGACAGCGGGGAGTCGCTCATCTTCATCAGCCACGATCTCGCCGTGGTGTCGCGGGTGTGTGATCGGGTGGCCGTGATGTATGCCGGTCGCATTGTCGAGGAGGGGGCGGTGGAGCAGCTCTATCGCGCACCAGCGCACCCGTACACCCGCGGCCTGTTCGCGGCGCGCCCCATGCTGCGACGCCCGTCGCGTCTCGACGAGGTGCAGGCGGTGGTGCGCGGGCGCGAGCGGCTGCCGCTGATGGCCATCCCTGGTGCTGTACCGCCGCTGTCGCAGCTGCCGCAGGGCTGCGCCTTCCATCCCCGTTGCCTGCTGGCCACGGCGCGCTGCGCCGCCGAGGTTCCCCCGCTGGCGCCGCTTCACCTCGCTGGAGAGAAGGCGACTGAGGTCGGAGACGACGCGCCAGGGGGCGCGATCGTCACGCGCGTGGCCTGCTTCCATCCCATGCGACCAGATGGAGAGAGCTGACCATGGCGTTGCTCGAGGTTCGTGATCTGGTGTTTCGTCATCCGGGCGCCCCGCGGCGCACCATCGATGGCGTGAGCCTCGATGTTGCCGCGGGTGAGACCGTGGCGCTCGTGGGCGAGTCGGGCTCTGGCAAGTCGACCTTCATTCGACTGGTGATGGGGCTGCTCACCCCCGTGAGCGGATCGGTGACCTTCGACGGGCGTCGCCTCGACACGCTCACTGAGGCCGAACGCCGTCCGCATCGGGTCGACATGGGCATGGTGTTCCAGGATCCGGCAGCCTCTCTCAACCCGCGTCGCACCGTGCAGCAGACGCTGGCCGAGCCGTTTCGCATTCATCGCCCCGACCTCTCGCCCGCCGACGTGGAGGCCGAGTCGCTGCATCTGCTCGACACCGTGGGGCTGGGCGCCGATCATCTGCATCGGTATCCCCAGGCGCTCAGCGGCGGCCAGCGCCAGCGCGTCTCCATCGCCCGCGCGCTCGCGGTGAAGCCGCGCATCGTGCTGCTCGACGAGCCGACCTCGGCCCTCGATGTGTCGGTGCAGGCCCAGATCCTCAACCTGCTGCTCGAGCTGCAGCGATCGCTGAGCCTCGCGTACCTGTTTGTGAGCCACGATCTCGCCGTGGTAGCCCACATGGCCGATCGCATCGGGGTCATGCAGGGCGGGCGGCTGGTGGAGTGCGCTGAGACACAGACGTTGCTCGCCACGCCCGGGAGCGCGTACACGAAGTCGCTGCTCGACGCGTTCACAGGCGCCTGATGTCGCTGCGGGCAGAGATGCGCGAGACCCTCCGGCTGGCCGGCCCGCTCGCGGGCGTGCAGATGCTCTCGATGGCCATGGTGTTCGTCGACAGCCTCTTCGTGGGTCGGGTGGGCCCGGACGCACTGGCCGCCATGTCGATGTCGGTCGGACTGCTGAGCCTCGTGGAGATCGTCTGCATCGGGCTGCTGTCGACCCTCACGGTCTTCGTGGCCCAGGAGGCGGGTGCGGGGAGGCCGCGCGCAGTGGCCCACACTGTGCGACGCGGTCTCGTCATGGCCTTTGCCCTGGGGGCTGCGGTGGTGGTGCTCTCGACACTCTCGCCCTGGGCGCTTCGCCTGCTGCATCAAGATGCGTCGCTCATTCCCCTCGCGCGTGACTTCCTGCTGGCGCTGTCGCTGGGGATGCCGGGAAAGCTCGCCTTCCTCGCGCTGCGAAACTTCTGCGAGGGGCTGTCAGACATCCGGCCGTCGGTCACGGTGGCGGCGGGCGCCGTGGCGTTGAACGCGGCGCTCGACTACGGGCTTGTGCTCGGCCGCCTCGGCTGCCCTCGTCTCGGGCTCGTGGGCTCTGGCATCGCGACGGCGATGTGCAGCTGGGGCATGTTCGTTGCGTTGTTCGTCTGGGTGCGACGGAGCCCCCGTTATGCGGCATACCGCATCTCTGGCGACGATGAGGACGATGGCCACTCGCTCGCAGAGATCGTGCGCGTCGGTCTGCCCTTCAGCGGAAGCCTGCTGGCCGAGATCGCGTTCTTTGCCTTTGCCTCGTTCGTGATGGGCAGCATCAGCGTGCAGGCCCAGGCGGCGCATCAGGTCGCCATCGGTGCCGTGTCGTTCCTCTTCATGATCCCCCTGGGCACATCGTTCGCGCTTACCATCCGGGTGAGTCGCGCGCGCGGCGCCGACGACGCGATGGGGGTGAGACGCGCGGTTCAGGCGGGTCTGCTCGTCACCGCGGCGATGCAGACCGTGTCTGCTTTGCTCTTCCTGCTCGCGCCCGATGTCGTGGTCTCGCTCTACACCCACGATGGGGCCATCGTTCCGCTGGCGACATCGCTGGTGCGCGTCGCGGCACTGTTTCAGCTCTTCGACGGCGTTCAGGTGGCGAGCATGGGCATTCTGCGTGGTCTCGTCGATGCCCAGGTGCCCCTCGTCATCACCACGTTTGCCTACTGGGCCGTGGGTGCGCCTGCCTCGCTCATCTGCGCGTTCTGGCTCGGATGTGGGCCGCAGGGGGTGTGGTACGGGTTCGTGGTCGGTCTCGGTCTGGCCGCCCTGCTGCTGCAGCTGCGGATCTGGAAGCGGCTTGGCGCATTGGCGGGCACGGGCGTCTCGACTTGAAGGAGCGGTTGTTTCGTGGTAGGCTGAGAGAGCGTCGGTGACGCGCATTCCCAGTGCGGGGAGGTCAGCATGGGCCAGCGCGATACGCGCGTCACACCGCAAGAGCGCGACGCATCGACGCTTCTGGGCCGCGCCGCGCCATCGCGCCGGCGCGCCTTCGGCCTGGCCGGCGCCCTCGCCGTGGTCGGGCTGGTCACCGCCATCGCCTTTGTCGTGGCGTCGGCGTCGGTGAGCCACCTGCAGCTCTCGAACCACGCGCTCAACGAGGCTCACGCCCAGGATGCCGCACGCTCGGCCATCTCCCTCGCCATCGCCCGCATGATGCGAACCTCCGATTACGGCACGGCGGCCGGTGCTGACCGCACCATCACGGTGCATCTCCCCGAGGCTCCAGAGAAGAGCGGGGCTTCGCTCACCTTCGATCCGGATCAGGCGAAGAAGCTCGGCGTCCCCCTCTCCACCAACAACCTGCTGGGCAAGACCTCGGTGGCCGTCCTCGACGGGCAGGTGGTGCCCACCCAGGCCGCGAGGCTCATCGCCGTGGGAACGTGCTGCGGCGTCACGCGTCAGGTCGAGG
This portion of the Pseudomonadota bacterium genome encodes:
- a CDS encoding ABC transporter permease, whose translation is MLGDRGSEEQIARMRTQMGLDRPLPVQYARYLWGLLHLDMGTSIRTRRPVLEDLGDYFPATFELATCALLISLALGIPLGVISALKRDGPVDHGARVVALLGVSMPVFWLALLLLGLFYGRWDLLPPGGRLSDFTLPPRRITGLMLVDSMMALDPHAFIDAARHLVLPSVCLAFLTTATLARSVRSQMLEVLGRDYVRMAHSLGLEHWRVVCVYALKNALLPVVTLIGLAYGSLLSGAVLTETVFSWPGIGKYAVDSSVSLDFPALMGVTLLIATVYSLVNLAVDLVYIAVDPRVRDGLVGGGDP
- a CDS encoding ABC transporter permease; this encodes MSATVSSPPPDAAPRGGDGGEKAAAATGLGAHGRVSVWRAVARNPLSATGLGVVAAFLVLALIGPYITPYDPIGQNLAQAFQAPSRAHLFGTDSLGCDVLSRVLAGARYSVPTGFVVVATAALVGIFVGALAGFLGGWVDEILMRVTDLFLAFPALVLAMAIAGALGPSLPNALAALAITWWPAYARLVRAEVLRVKQAPFVEAARALGVPPRDVLVTHILPNCLTPVVVQATLDLGGVILTASALSFVGFGAQPPTPEWGAMISAGRTYMVSYPWIVIFPGAAVLLCVMGFNLVGDGLRDALDPGAQP
- a CDS encoding ABC transporter ATP-binding protein, producing MTALIDVVNLRVSFVTRAEPLRVVRGVDLRLARGEALGIVGETGSGKTVATSAFTGLLPPAARVEADALAFDGRSLLRDGMLDTRAVEALRGRGIGMIFQDPSSAMNPVFTIGEVMVDVLRRHEGLRFDVARTRALELLGRVGLPEPGAVFGGYPHRLSGGMKQRAAIATVLATRPSLLIADEPTTALDATVQAQVLALLAELRRDSGESLIFISHDLAVVSRVCDRVAVMYAGRIVEEGAVEQLYRAPAHPYTRGLFAARPMLRRPSRLDEVQAVVRGRERLPLMAIPGAVPPLSQLPQGCAFHPRCLLATARCAAEVPPLAPLHLAGEKATEVGDDAPGGAIVTRVACFHPMRPDGES
- a CDS encoding ABC transporter ATP-binding protein; its protein translation is MTMALLEVRDLVFRHPGAPRRTIDGVSLDVAAGETVALVGESGSGKSTFIRLVMGLLTPVSGSVTFDGRRLDTLTEAERRPHRVDMGMVFQDPAASLNPRRTVQQTLAEPFRIHRPDLSPADVEAESLHLLDTVGLGADHLHRYPQALSGGQRQRVSIARALAVKPRIVLLDEPTSALDVSVQAQILNLLLELQRSLSLAYLFVSHDLAVVAHMADRIGVMQGGRLVECAETQTLLATPGSAYTKSLLDAFTGA
- a CDS encoding MATE family efflux transporter yields the protein MSLRAEMRETLRLAGPLAGVQMLSMAMVFVDSLFVGRVGPDALAAMSMSVGLLSLVEIVCIGLLSTLTVFVAQEAGAGRPRAVAHTVRRGLVMAFALGAAVVVLSTLSPWALRLLHQDASLIPLARDFLLALSLGMPGKLAFLALRNFCEGLSDIRPSVTVAAGAVALNAALDYGLVLGRLGCPRLGLVGSGIATAMCSWGMFVALFVWVRRSPRYAAYRISGDDEDDGHSLAEIVRVGLPFSGSLLAEIAFFAFASFVMGSISVQAQAAHQVAIGAVSFLFMIPLGTSFALTIRVSRARGADDAMGVRRAVQAGLLVTAAMQTVSALLFLLAPDVVVSLYTHDGAIVPLATSLVRVAALFQLFDGVQVASMGILRGLVDAQVPLVITTFAYWAVGAPASLICAFWLGCGPQGVWYGFVVGLGLAALLLQLRIWKRLGALAGTGVST